The following are encoded in a window of Spea bombifrons isolate aSpeBom1 chromosome 2, aSpeBom1.2.pri, whole genome shotgun sequence genomic DNA:
- the TBC1D8 gene encoding TBC1 domain family member 8 isoform X2 yields MWLKPEEVLLKNALRLWVTQKSNQYFILQRRRGHGDSAARFTGRLVGALDAVLDSNARVAPFRILLQVPGSQVYSAIACGATAEEINQHWEWLEQNLLHTLSVFDNKEDISNFVKGKVKGLIAEETTSKLAEQEDDPEKFREGLVKFESRFSFPEAEKLVAFYSCCCWKGRVPRQGWLYLSINHFSFYSFFLGKELKIVIPWVDVQKLERSSNVLMTDIIIVSTRDKEREFSMFLDINEVFRIMEQLADVSVRRLLDNEMFELDANLQEPTQITRRDLEARAQKEFFRALFKLPRKEALHEVLDCSLWTPFSRCHTAGRIYASDSYLCFASKEDGLCNVVIPLKEVVSVEKMEDTSLLPNPIIISIRHQMAFQFIELKDRDSLVSSLLLRLERVQTSTLSIRHKEMRLNEDRLGNMNVMVNQNEDGIGNETLSTNAEALMAAFHQTGTESTKAGMSREQIKEHLWNDHFSEYGRTVCMFRTEKIRKLVAMGIPESLRGELWLIFSDAVTDLPTHPGYYNKLVEESMGKCCMATEEIERDLHRSLPEHPAFQNETGIAALRRVLTAYAYRNPKIGYCQSMNILTSVLLLYAKEEEAFWLLVAVCERMLPDYFNHRVIGAQVDQSVFEELIQERLPELAEHITDLSTLASISLSWFLTLFISIMPLQSAVNVVDCFFYDGIRAVFQIGLAVLDATAEELCNSKDDGQALMILSRFLEHVRNEESPLPPIGKPDNEQEDYPFTDIADLIRDSYEKFGYNSVEQIERLRCKHRIRVLQNHEETTKQNVIRVVSPDVSFLHEDLEELYDMFKREHLVSCYWERTSPLLERHDPSRPYTDQYKIDGQQFLNLFKLSSPWTCGTHTEVLVERLFRLLDENLDGLIEFKSFAWSLDVMYYGEMNDKIKLLYRLHIPPALTENDQDCQSPLKGPLLSTTRPLKITKANGGETDYQKQVKQMLKDLAKEKEKNTEIELPKMTQREFIQFCKTLYSMFHTDPEENELYQAIATVTTLLLQIGEVGQRISSSGSNSDEFPEPENGTSSSDQDSVFSETVKVSSHSSQSLPFSEADWAVSFEHIVASLLTEQSLVNFFEKPQDIKPKLESARMNPYSLKTSGLSQQP; encoded by the exons GCCGCCTAGTTGGGGCGCTGGATGCTGTGTTGGACTCCAATGCCCGAGTTGCCCCATTTCGAATACTGCTGCAGGTCCCTGGATCACAAGTTTACTCGGCCATCGCATGTG GGGCCACTGCGGAGGAGATCAACCAGCACTGGGAATGGTTGGAACAGAACCTGCTCCACACTTTATCAGTCTTTGATAATAAGGAAGATATTTCCAACTTTGTCAAAGGGAAAGTAAAG GGTCTCATTGCTGAGGAGACCACCAGCAAGTTGGCTGAACAAGAGGATGATCCAGAGAAGTTCCGTGAAGGCCTGGTCAAGTTTGAGAGCAGGTTCAGCTTCCCTGAGGCCGAGAAGCTTGTGGCGTTTTATTCCTGCTGCTGTTGGAAAGGACGGGTGCCGAGGCAGGGCTGGCTGTACTTGAGCATTAACCACTTCTCTTTTTACTCCTTCTTTCTCGGAAAGGAAT TAAAGATTGTGATCCCCTGGGTCGATGTTCAGAAACTTGAAAGATCATCTAATGTTCTGATGACTGACATCATCATAGTCTCTACACGTGACAAGGAGCGAGAGTTCTCCATGTTCCTTGATATTAATGAGGTTTTCAGGATAATGGAACAACTGGCAGATGTGTCTGTAAGAAGACTGCTGGACAATGAGATGTTTGAACTTGATGCAAATCTTCAGGAGCCTACACAGATAACCAGACG GGATCTGGAAGCAAGGGCGCAGAAGGAGTTTTTCCGAGCCCTCTTTAAGCTGCCAAGAAAGGAGGCGTTGCATGAGGTGCTTGACTGTTCTTTGTGGACACCCTTCAGCCGCTGTCACACAGCCGGGAGGATATATGCCTCCGACAGCTACCTGTGCTTTGCCAGCAAGGAAGATGGGCTATGCAATGTTGTCATCCCTCTTAAAGAG GTTGTAAGCGTTGAGAAGATGGAGGACACCAGCCTTCTTCCCAACCCCATCATTATCAGCATACGGCATCAGATGGCTTTTCAATTCATTGAGCTGAAAGACCGAGATAGCTTGGTGAGCAGTTTGCTGCTCAGGCTGGAACGTGTGCAGACCAGCACCCTGTCCATCCGGCATAAGGAAATG AGGTTGAATGAAGACCGGCTTGGTAACATGAACGTAATGGTTAACCAAAACGAAGATGGAATTGGTAATGAGACGCTGTCAACGAATGCAGAAGCGTTAATGGCAGCTTTTCATCAAACAGGAACTGAGAGCACCAAGGCAGGGATG TCAAGAGAGCAGATAAAAGAGCACTTGTGGAACGACCATTTCTCGGAGTACGGTAGGACCGTCTGCATGTTTCGCACAGAAAAAATCCGAAAACTTGTTGCCATGGGGATACCCGAATCCTTGCGTGGAGAACTGTGGCTTATATTTTCAG ATGCAGTAACTGACCTCCCGACACACCCGGGGTACTACAATAAGCTGGTGGAGGAGTCCATGGGCAAATGCTGTATGGCGACTGAAGAGATCGAAAGGGATCTTCACCGGTCCCTTCCGGAGCATCCCGCCTTTCAGAACGAGACAGGCATTGCGGCTCTGAGAAGAGTGCTTACTGCTTATGCATACAGGAACCCAAAAATCGGATACTGTCAG TCCATGAATATTTTGACTTCCGTCTTGCTTCTCTATGCCAAAGAAGAGGAAGCGTTCTGGTTATTGGTGGCTGTCTGTGAAAGGATGCTTCCAGATTATTTCAATCACAGGGTGATCG GCGCTCAAGTCGACCAGTCGGTTTTTGAAGAACTAATACAAGAGCGCCTTCCTGAGCTGGCTGAGCacatcactgatttatctacgTTGGCCTCAATCTCTTTATCGTGGTTCCTCACCCTGTTCATCAGTATCATGCCCCTTCAGAGTGCTGTCAATGTTGTGGACTGTTTCTTTTATGATGGCATCCGGGCAGTTTTCCAAATTGGTTTGGCGGTCCTGGATGCCACCGCAGAGGAGCTCTGCAACAGCAAAGATGATGGGCAGGCCCTCATGATCCTGAGCAG GTTCTTAGAACATGTTAGAAACGAAGAAAGTCCTCTGCCTCCCATCGGGAAACCGGATAACGAGCAGGAAGACTACCCGTTCACAGATATAGCAGACTTGATTCGCGACTCATACGAG AAATTTGGCTATAATTCTGTGGAACAGATTGAGCGCTTGCGTTGTAAACACAGGATCCGCGTACTCCAAAACCATGAGGAAACTACAAAGCAAAATGTT ATAAGAGTTGTCTCACCTGATGTTTCCTTTCTTCACGAAGATTTAGAAGAGCTATATGACATGTTTAAG CGGGAGCATCTGGTCAGCTGTTACTGGGAGAGGACCTCTCCTTTACTTGAGCGTCATGACCCTAGTAGACCCTACACAGATCAGTACAAGATTGACGGCCAGCAGTTCCTGAACCTCTTCAAGCTTTCCTCGCCCTGGACATGTGGCACACACACCGAGGTTCTGGTCGAAAGACTCTTCCGTCTGTTGGATGAAAATCTGGATGGTCTTATTGAATTCAAATCGTTTGCATGGTCCTTAG aTGTAATGTATTATGGTGAGATGAATGACAAAATCAAATTGTTGTACAGACTTCATATACCCCCTG CTCTCACAGAGAATGACCAGGACTGTCAGTCACCACTCAAGGGCCCACTGCTGTCCACAACCAGACCACTGAAGATCACCAAAGCAAACG GAGGTGAAACTGATTATCAAAAACAAGTAAAACAGATGCTAAAAGATTTGGccaaagaaaaagagaagaacaCAGAAATAGAATTGCCTAAAATGACCCAG AGAGAATTTATCCAGTTCTGCAAGACATTGTATAGCATGTTTCACACGGACCCCGAGGAAAATGAGTTGTACCAAGCCATTGCCACAGTGACCACCCTCCTTTTACAGATTGGGGAGGTTGGGCAACGCATCAGCAGCTCCGGAAGCAACTCTGATGAATTCCCGGAGCCAGAGAATGGCACATCGAGCTCTGACCAGGACAGCGTGTTTTCCGAAACCGTTAAAGTGTCCTCACATTCCTCCCAATCGCTGCCATTCAGTGAAGCAGACTGGGCAGTGTCCTTTGAGCATATTGTGGCTTCTCTCTTGACTGAGCAGTCCTTGGTGAACTTCTTTGAGAAGCCCCAGGACATAAAGCCAAAACTAGAAAGTGCAAGAATGAATCCATACAGCCTCAAAACCAGTGGGCTCAGCCAACAGCCATGA
- the TBC1D8 gene encoding TBC1 domain family member 8 isoform X1 — translation MWLKPEEVLLKNALRLWVTQKSNQYFILQRRRGHGDSAARFTGRLVGALDAVLDSNARVAPFRILLQVPGSQVYSAIACGELLSGSEVYWAIAIGATAEEINQHWEWLEQNLLHTLSVFDNKEDISNFVKGKVKGLIAEETTSKLAEQEDDPEKFREGLVKFESRFSFPEAEKLVAFYSCCCWKGRVPRQGWLYLSINHFSFYSFFLGKELKIVIPWVDVQKLERSSNVLMTDIIIVSTRDKEREFSMFLDINEVFRIMEQLADVSVRRLLDNEMFELDANLQEPTQITRRDLEARAQKEFFRALFKLPRKEALHEVLDCSLWTPFSRCHTAGRIYASDSYLCFASKEDGLCNVVIPLKEVVSVEKMEDTSLLPNPIIISIRHQMAFQFIELKDRDSLVSSLLLRLERVQTSTLSIRHKEMRLNEDRLGNMNVMVNQNEDGIGNETLSTNAEALMAAFHQTGTESTKAGMSREQIKEHLWNDHFSEYGRTVCMFRTEKIRKLVAMGIPESLRGELWLIFSDAVTDLPTHPGYYNKLVEESMGKCCMATEEIERDLHRSLPEHPAFQNETGIAALRRVLTAYAYRNPKIGYCQSMNILTSVLLLYAKEEEAFWLLVAVCERMLPDYFNHRVIGAQVDQSVFEELIQERLPELAEHITDLSTLASISLSWFLTLFISIMPLQSAVNVVDCFFYDGIRAVFQIGLAVLDATAEELCNSKDDGQALMILSRFLEHVRNEESPLPPIGKPDNEQEDYPFTDIADLIRDSYEKFGYNSVEQIERLRCKHRIRVLQNHEETTKQNVIRVVSPDVSFLHEDLEELYDMFKREHLVSCYWERTSPLLERHDPSRPYTDQYKIDGQQFLNLFKLSSPWTCGTHTEVLVERLFRLLDENLDGLIEFKSFAWSLDVMYYGEMNDKIKLLYRLHIPPALTENDQDCQSPLKGPLLSTTRPLKITKANGGETDYQKQVKQMLKDLAKEKEKNTEIELPKMTQREFIQFCKTLYSMFHTDPEENELYQAIATVTTLLLQIGEVGQRISSSGSNSDEFPEPENGTSSSDQDSVFSETVKVSSHSSQSLPFSEADWAVSFEHIVASLLTEQSLVNFFEKPQDIKPKLESARMNPYSLKTSGLSQQP, via the exons GCCGCCTAGTTGGGGCGCTGGATGCTGTGTTGGACTCCAATGCCCGAGTTGCCCCATTTCGAATACTGCTGCAGGTCCCTGGATCACAAGTTTACTCGGCCATCGCATGTGGTGAGTTACTGAGCGGATCAGAGGTGTACTGGGCCATAGCAATTG GGGCCACTGCGGAGGAGATCAACCAGCACTGGGAATGGTTGGAACAGAACCTGCTCCACACTTTATCAGTCTTTGATAATAAGGAAGATATTTCCAACTTTGTCAAAGGGAAAGTAAAG GGTCTCATTGCTGAGGAGACCACCAGCAAGTTGGCTGAACAAGAGGATGATCCAGAGAAGTTCCGTGAAGGCCTGGTCAAGTTTGAGAGCAGGTTCAGCTTCCCTGAGGCCGAGAAGCTTGTGGCGTTTTATTCCTGCTGCTGTTGGAAAGGACGGGTGCCGAGGCAGGGCTGGCTGTACTTGAGCATTAACCACTTCTCTTTTTACTCCTTCTTTCTCGGAAAGGAAT TAAAGATTGTGATCCCCTGGGTCGATGTTCAGAAACTTGAAAGATCATCTAATGTTCTGATGACTGACATCATCATAGTCTCTACACGTGACAAGGAGCGAGAGTTCTCCATGTTCCTTGATATTAATGAGGTTTTCAGGATAATGGAACAACTGGCAGATGTGTCTGTAAGAAGACTGCTGGACAATGAGATGTTTGAACTTGATGCAAATCTTCAGGAGCCTACACAGATAACCAGACG GGATCTGGAAGCAAGGGCGCAGAAGGAGTTTTTCCGAGCCCTCTTTAAGCTGCCAAGAAAGGAGGCGTTGCATGAGGTGCTTGACTGTTCTTTGTGGACACCCTTCAGCCGCTGTCACACAGCCGGGAGGATATATGCCTCCGACAGCTACCTGTGCTTTGCCAGCAAGGAAGATGGGCTATGCAATGTTGTCATCCCTCTTAAAGAG GTTGTAAGCGTTGAGAAGATGGAGGACACCAGCCTTCTTCCCAACCCCATCATTATCAGCATACGGCATCAGATGGCTTTTCAATTCATTGAGCTGAAAGACCGAGATAGCTTGGTGAGCAGTTTGCTGCTCAGGCTGGAACGTGTGCAGACCAGCACCCTGTCCATCCGGCATAAGGAAATG AGGTTGAATGAAGACCGGCTTGGTAACATGAACGTAATGGTTAACCAAAACGAAGATGGAATTGGTAATGAGACGCTGTCAACGAATGCAGAAGCGTTAATGGCAGCTTTTCATCAAACAGGAACTGAGAGCACCAAGGCAGGGATG TCAAGAGAGCAGATAAAAGAGCACTTGTGGAACGACCATTTCTCGGAGTACGGTAGGACCGTCTGCATGTTTCGCACAGAAAAAATCCGAAAACTTGTTGCCATGGGGATACCCGAATCCTTGCGTGGAGAACTGTGGCTTATATTTTCAG ATGCAGTAACTGACCTCCCGACACACCCGGGGTACTACAATAAGCTGGTGGAGGAGTCCATGGGCAAATGCTGTATGGCGACTGAAGAGATCGAAAGGGATCTTCACCGGTCCCTTCCGGAGCATCCCGCCTTTCAGAACGAGACAGGCATTGCGGCTCTGAGAAGAGTGCTTACTGCTTATGCATACAGGAACCCAAAAATCGGATACTGTCAG TCCATGAATATTTTGACTTCCGTCTTGCTTCTCTATGCCAAAGAAGAGGAAGCGTTCTGGTTATTGGTGGCTGTCTGTGAAAGGATGCTTCCAGATTATTTCAATCACAGGGTGATCG GCGCTCAAGTCGACCAGTCGGTTTTTGAAGAACTAATACAAGAGCGCCTTCCTGAGCTGGCTGAGCacatcactgatttatctacgTTGGCCTCAATCTCTTTATCGTGGTTCCTCACCCTGTTCATCAGTATCATGCCCCTTCAGAGTGCTGTCAATGTTGTGGACTGTTTCTTTTATGATGGCATCCGGGCAGTTTTCCAAATTGGTTTGGCGGTCCTGGATGCCACCGCAGAGGAGCTCTGCAACAGCAAAGATGATGGGCAGGCCCTCATGATCCTGAGCAG GTTCTTAGAACATGTTAGAAACGAAGAAAGTCCTCTGCCTCCCATCGGGAAACCGGATAACGAGCAGGAAGACTACCCGTTCACAGATATAGCAGACTTGATTCGCGACTCATACGAG AAATTTGGCTATAATTCTGTGGAACAGATTGAGCGCTTGCGTTGTAAACACAGGATCCGCGTACTCCAAAACCATGAGGAAACTACAAAGCAAAATGTT ATAAGAGTTGTCTCACCTGATGTTTCCTTTCTTCACGAAGATTTAGAAGAGCTATATGACATGTTTAAG CGGGAGCATCTGGTCAGCTGTTACTGGGAGAGGACCTCTCCTTTACTTGAGCGTCATGACCCTAGTAGACCCTACACAGATCAGTACAAGATTGACGGCCAGCAGTTCCTGAACCTCTTCAAGCTTTCCTCGCCCTGGACATGTGGCACACACACCGAGGTTCTGGTCGAAAGACTCTTCCGTCTGTTGGATGAAAATCTGGATGGTCTTATTGAATTCAAATCGTTTGCATGGTCCTTAG aTGTAATGTATTATGGTGAGATGAATGACAAAATCAAATTGTTGTACAGACTTCATATACCCCCTG CTCTCACAGAGAATGACCAGGACTGTCAGTCACCACTCAAGGGCCCACTGCTGTCCACAACCAGACCACTGAAGATCACCAAAGCAAACG GAGGTGAAACTGATTATCAAAAACAAGTAAAACAGATGCTAAAAGATTTGGccaaagaaaaagagaagaacaCAGAAATAGAATTGCCTAAAATGACCCAG AGAGAATTTATCCAGTTCTGCAAGACATTGTATAGCATGTTTCACACGGACCCCGAGGAAAATGAGTTGTACCAAGCCATTGCCACAGTGACCACCCTCCTTTTACAGATTGGGGAGGTTGGGCAACGCATCAGCAGCTCCGGAAGCAACTCTGATGAATTCCCGGAGCCAGAGAATGGCACATCGAGCTCTGACCAGGACAGCGTGTTTTCCGAAACCGTTAAAGTGTCCTCACATTCCTCCCAATCGCTGCCATTCAGTGAAGCAGACTGGGCAGTGTCCTTTGAGCATATTGTGGCTTCTCTCTTGACTGAGCAGTCCTTGGTGAACTTCTTTGAGAAGCCCCAGGACATAAAGCCAAAACTAGAAAGTGCAAGAATGAATCCATACAGCCTCAAAACCAGTGGGCTCAGCCAACAGCCATGA
- the RPL31 gene encoding 60S ribosomal protein L31, translated as MAPAKKGGEKKKGRSAINEVVTREYTINIHKRIHGIGFKKRAPRALKEIRKFAVKEMRTPDVRIDTRLNKAVWAKGVRNVPYRIRVRLSRKRNEDEDSPNKLYTLVTYVPVTTYKGLQTVNVDEN; from the exons ATGGCCCCGGCAAAGAAGGGTGGCGAGAAGAAGAAAGGCCGTTCTGCCATTAATGAGGTGGTAACTAGGGAATACACCATCAATATCCACAAGCGGATCCATGGCAT TGGCTTCAAGAAGCGTGCTCCAAGAGCTCTGAAGGAGATTCGTAAATTTGCAGTGAAAGAGATGCGAACTCCCGATGTGCGCATTGACACAAGGCTCAACAAAGCAGTCTGGGCAAAAGGAGTAAG AAATGTTCCATACCGTATACGCGTGCGCTTGTCCAGAAAGCGTAACGAGGATGAGGATTCTCCTAACAAGCTGTACACATTGGTCACATATGTGCCAGTCACAACTTACAAAG gtcTACAGACTGTCAATGTGGATGaaaactaa